In the genome of Oncorhynchus mykiss isolate Arlee chromosome 18, USDA_OmykA_1.1, whole genome shotgun sequence, one region contains:
- the LOC118936560 gene encoding transmembrane and coiled-coil domain-containing protein 3-like produces the protein MVAGIGGALSRDPVPTPARTDSPSLFQRKGDIPTRGKGAAAVVGWMRVVCAVLCLGLVGALQREQVAQHAIKLHRGRGAVAKHAWSWVSDNCRRLGSLIRQKNTAIKKLAVAAAAVGRDHSLSDPERLFQVHTLEVFQKELNESERSVFQAVVGLQRALQGDYRDVVNMKESSRQRLEALREAAIKEEQEYVELVAAEKHQVEAVKSALAQNKTLSMLDEILEDVRRAADRLEEEIEDHAFDNNKQMNGVHVANVEAVLRVEEEEEDGGKRRRNASRRGGEVEDDVGLSMLIDSQNNQYVLTKPRDSTMPRSDQHFIKDLVSVVMLSLPCGWLCTMMGLPPMFGYIVCGVLLGPSGLNSIKSMVQVETLGELGVFFTLFVVGLEFSPERLRKVWKISVQGSCYLSLLMVATGLLWGQVLHIRPTQTVFISSCLSLSSTPLVSRFLAGGARADKDGELDYSSVLLGMLVMQDVQLGLFIAVMPTLIQVSSGHLDSVLFGGLHVLLLLSQVLFSLAMVLLLCVLLKSFLIGPYYRKLHAESKGNKEILVLGTAAFVFLMLTVTEFLDISMELGCFLAGALLSSQGHICTTEVMGCIEPIRDFLAIIFFASIGFHVFPTFVLYELTVLVVLTLSLVIMKFLMAVLVLSAILPRGSRHIRWIVSAGLAQVSEFSFVLGSRARRAGIISREVYLLVLSVTTLSLLLAPVLWRAATHKWVPRAERKTLARPPPLLPHPAD, from the exons ATGGTAGCGGGCATTGGCGGCGCCCTCTCCCGCGACCCAGTTCCCACGCCAGCGCGTACGGACAGCCCCTCTCTGTTCCAACGCAAAGGCGACATACCAACCAGGGGAAAAG gggcagcagcagtagtaggttGGATGCGGGTTGTGTGTGCGGTGCTGTGCCTTGGCCTTGTCGGGGCGCTGCAGCGTGAGCAGGTAGCTCAGCATGCCATCAAGCTGCATCGGGGCAGGGGTGCTGTGGCCAAGCACGCTTGGAGCTGGGTGTCTGATAACTGCCGGCGCCTGGGCAGCCTCATCCGACAGAAGAACACGGCCATTAAGAAGCTAGCTGTGGCTGCAGCCGCTGTGGGGCGAGACCACTCCCTCTCAGACCCAGAGAGACTCTTCCAG GTTCACACTCTGGAGGTGTTCCAGAAGGAGCTGAATGAGAGCGAACGCTCAGTCTTCCAGGCGGTGGTGGGCCTGCAGAGGGCGCTGCAGGGAGACTACAGGGACGTGGTCAACATGAAGGAGAGCAGCCGTCAGAGACTGGAGGCCCTCAGAGAAGCAGCCATTAAG gagGAGCAGGAGTATGTAGAGCTGGTAGCAGCAGAGAAGCACCAGGTGGAGGCTGTGAAGAGTGCCCTGGCCCAGAACAAGACCCTGTCCATGCTGGATGAGATCCTCGAGGACGTCAGGAGAGCTGCTGACCGCctggaggaggagatagaggaccACGCCTTCGACAACAATAAACAg ATGAATGGGGTGCACGTAGCCAACGTGGAGGCGGTgctgagagtggaggaggaggaggaagacggaGGGAAGAGAAGAAGGAACGCgtcaaggagaggtggagaggtggaagaCGACGTGGGGCTGAGCATGCTCATCGACTCCCAGAACAACCAGTATGTTCTGACCAAGCCCAGAGACTCCACCATGCCCCGCTCCGATCAACACTTCATCAAG GACCTGGTCTCCGTAGTGATGCTGTCTCTGCCGTGTGGTTGGCTGTGCACTATGATGGGCCTGCCCCCCATGTTTGGTTACATCGTCTGTGGAGTCCTCCTGGGTCCCTCTGGACTCAACAGCATCAAG TCTATGGTGCAGGTAGAGACGCTGGGAGAGTTGGGAGTGTTCTTCACTCTCTTCGTGGTCGGTCTCGAGTTCTCCCCAGAGCGACTTCGGAAG gtgtggaAAATCTCTGTGCAGGGTTCATGCTACCTCAGTCTGTTGATGGTGGCTACAGGGCTGCTGTGGGGTCAGGTGCTGCATATCCGTCCCACCCAGACCGTCTtcatctcctcctgtctctctctatcctccacgCCGCTGGTCTCACGCTTCCTGGCTGGGGGCGCCCGCGCAGACAAGGACG gggagcTGGACTACAGCAGTGTTCTCCTGGGGATGTTGGTAATGCAGGATGTTCAGCTGGGTCTGTTCATAGCCGTCATGCCCACCCTCATACAGGTGTCATCTGGCCACCTGGACag TGTCCTGTTTGGAGGTCTGCACGTCCTCCTGCTCCTGTCCCAGGTCCTGTTCTCTCTGGCTATGGTActactgctgtgtgttctcctCAAATCCTTCCTGATTGGTCCATACTACAGGAAGCTCCATGCTGAGTCTAAAGGCAACAAGGAGATCCTGGTTCTGGGGACCGCTGCCTTCGTATTCCTCATGCTCACC GTGACAGAGTTCCTGGACATTTCCATGGAGCTGGGCTGCTTCCTGGCTGGAGCGCTTCTCTCCTCGCAGGGTCACATTTGCACCACGGAGGTCATGGGCTGCATCGAGCCAATCAGAGACTTCCTCGCCATCATCTTCTTCGCCTCCATTG GTTTCCATGTCTTTCCTACCTTTGTCCTGTACGAACTGACAGTCCTGGTGGTGCTGACTCTCTCACTGGTCATCATGAAG TTCCTGATGGCGGTGCTGGTGCTGTCGGCCATCTTGCCCAGGGGTTCTCGCCACATCCGTTGGATCGTGTCTGCTGGCCTGGCGCAGGTCAGCGAGTTCTCCTTCGTCTTGGGGAGCCGCGCCCGCCGAGCTGGCATCATCTCCAGAGAG GTGTACCTGCTGGTTCTCAGTGTCACCACTCTGAGTCTTCTGCTGGCTCCGGTGTTGTGGAGAGCCGCCACACACAAGTGGGTCCCTCGAGCCGAACGCAAGACGCTCGCCCGCCCGCCCCCGCTGCTGCCACACCCAGCAGACTGA